ATCGGCGCGCGGCGCGAGCTGGCCGAGCGAGAGTCGCACCACATCGTGCGCGCCCACCGGGACGGTGTCGACCGTTTCGTGGCCGTCCACCACGGCGACCGGGGAGCCACGCCTGAGCTGATGCGGGTGCAAGCGTTGGAGAACTGCCGTATGGGACGCATCCGTTGGCACCGCGACACGGGGGTGCTCGCGGCCGAGCTGCTCTTCGACACCCGCCTGCGGGCCGGGGACACCTTCCTGTTCCGCTACGGCGTCGAGGACGGCACGGCGGGTGTGTCACGCGAGTACGTGCGCGGCTTCGACTCCCCCGGCGGCCAGTACGCCCTCCAGGTGTGCTTCGACGCGGCGGCCGTGCCGGTGCGCTGCCACCGCTTCGCCCAGCACTCGGCGGCGGCGCCGCGCAGCGGATGCCATGACCTGGTGCTGAGCGGACGGCACCGGTCGGTGCATCTGGTCGAGCCGCGGCTCCGGGCGGGGTTCCTGGGGATCGGCTGGGACTGGGAGTAGGGGCTCGCCGGGCGGCGGCGCGCCGGGCCGCCGCCCGGCGCGTGGCCGCAGGAGACGTAAACGTTTGCGCAAGCGTTTACGTGCGCCGTGGGATGCGATACGTTCCCCGCCTACCCTGATGGAGGAGGCGGGAGCGGCATGGCGACCATGGCCGACGTCGCGCGGAGCGCCGGTGTCTCCGTGGCGACGGTCTCGCATGTGCTGAACGGCACCCGGCCGGTGCTGCCGCACACCCGCCAGGCCGTCCTGGACGCCGTGGAGGAGCTCGGCTACACCACGAACACACTGGCCCGTTCGCTGGTGACGGCCCGCACCCGTTCCATCGGGCTGGCGGTGTCGGCGATCAGCAACCCGTACTTCACGGAGATCCTCCAGGGCGTGGAGGCCGCGGCGCTGGAGGCCGGCTACAGCCTGCTGATCGCCGATCCGCACGACGACCCGGGGCACGAGCGCAAGGTCGTCCAGCTGCTGCACGAGCGCCGGGTGGACGGCATGATCGTCGCCCCCTCCGCCGATCCGCGCGACCTGCTCGCCTACCTCGAGCGGCACGACGTGCCGGCCGTGTTCCTGGACCGCCTGGTGGACGCGCCGGGGGCGGACGGCGGCCCGCGTTTCGACCAGGTGTGCGCCGACAACGCCGAACCGATGTCCCGGCTGGTCACCCATCTCGCCGGGCTCGGTCACCGGCGGATCGGGCTGGTCGCGGGGCGGCCGGGGCTCAGCACCACGAGCGAGCGGATCACCGGCTACCGCAGCGGTCTGGCCTTCGCGGGGCTGGCGTACGACGAGCGGCTGCTGGTGCACGGCGACTCGGAGTCGGCAGGCGCCGAGCAGGCCACCGAGGCCCTGCTGTCCCTGGGCGTGCCGCCCACCGCGCTCGTCACCGGCAACAACGCCATGACCATCGGGGTGCTGCGCGCCCTGAGCGCGCACGGCTTGTCCGTGCCGGGCGACATCGCGCTGTGCTGCTTCGACGACTTCGCGTGGGCGGATCTGTTCTCGCCCCGGCTCACCGCGATCGCGCAGCCCGGCAGGGACATCGGCGCGCGGGCCGTCCGCGTGCTCCTGGAGCGTCTCGCCGAGCCGGACCGGGCCGCCCGGACCGTGCGTCTGCCCTGCACCTTCGTCCACCGCACGTCGTGCGGCTGCCCCAGCCCGTCCGAGGAAGGAACCCCGTCGTGATCGTCGTCGCCGGTGAGGCACTGATCGACCTGGTACCGCAGGGCACGGGCGCCCTGGCGGCGCTGCAGCCGGCGCTCGGCGGCGGCCCGTTCAACACGGCCGTGGCGCTGGGCCGCCTCGGCTCCCCCGCCGCCTTCTGCTCCCGGGTGTCGGTGGACGCCTTCGGGGAGGCTCTGCTGGACCGGCTGCGGGAGAGCCGGGTCGACGTGGCCTCGGTGCAGCGCGGCACCGAGCCCACGACCCTCGCCGTCGCCACGGTCGGCGCGGACGGCTCGGCGGCGTACTCCTTCTACGTCGACGGGACGGCGGACCGGCTGTTCGCGGCGCCCCCCACACTGCCGCCCGGTACCCGGGCGATCTCCTTCGGTACGTGCTCGCTGGTGCTGGAGCCGGGGGCGAGCGCGTACGAGGAGCTGATGCGCCGGGCGGCCGCGCAGGGCGTGTTCACCGCGCTGGACCCGAACATCAGGGCCGGCCTGATCCCGGACGCGGACGCCTACCGGGCACGGTTCAAGAGCTGGCTGCCGTCGGTGTCGCTGCTGAAACTGTCCGAGGAGGACGCCGCGTGGCTGGGCGGCACGCCCCGGAAGTGGCTGTCGGCCGGTCCGTCGGCGGTCGTGATCACCCGGGGCGGCGACGGGCTGACCGCCTTCACCGCCGACGGCGGCGAGTACGCGGTGCCGGGCGAACGCGTGGAGGTCGTGGACACGATCGGCGCGGGCGACACGGTCAACGCGGCGCTGCTGCACGGGCTCGCGGTGCGCGACGCCCTCAGCGTCCGCACGCTCTCCGAACTGGGATCCGCGGGCTGGACGGAACTGCTGGGCTTCGCGGCCCGTGCCGCGGCGGTGACCTGCTCACGGGCCGGGGCGGAGCCACCGTACGCGCACGAGCTGGAAGGCTGACTCGGGCGGGGTCCCACAGTGTGCCGGGGGTGCTTCAGCCGGTCTCCCCCAGCGCGACCGCCCGCAGCGCGCCCGGGCGGCGGCCGTTGAGGCGGTCCAGGGCGGCGGCCGTGGCGTCGTCCGCGGGCAGGTGGATGATGAGCCGCTGTCCTTCGTCGGGGAACGCGAGCGTCTCGTGCAGCAGTCGCAGGGGACCGGCCTCCGGGTGTTCGATGTGCTGGGATCCCGTCCGTCGCGGTGTCATGGCCAGGTCGGAGAACCGGTCGGCGAAGTCCGCGCCCGCCGTGACCGTCAGCTCTTCGGCCAGCTCGGCGAGGTAGGGGTCCCTCAGGGGGACCCCGTGCCGGAGCCGGGCGACGAGGTCGTCGGCCACCCGGTCCCAGTCGCGGTAGGCGCTGCGTGCCCGCTCGTCGGTGAACAGGTACCGGAGCAGGTTGGGGCGCTCGTCGTCGAGCAGGCCGAGGGGGCGGACCAGCCGCTCGTACCCGGCCGTGTGGGCGAGGACGTCGCCGATCCAGTTGACCACCAGTGCGGGAGCCGGCTCCAGGTGGTCCAGCACGGCCCGTACGGTGGGGCGCGCCGAGCGGCTGAGCGACGGGGCTGCCGCGCAGACCAGCGGATCACCGCCGTCGGCCTCCTTGGTCAGGCGGCGCAGCAGGATCCGGTCGTCGAGGGAGAGGTTGAGGGCGTCGGCGAGGGCGCCGAGCACCTGGGCGGACGGGTTGCGGTCGCGGCCCTGTTCCAGCCGGGTGAGGTACTCGACGCTGACGCCGGCGAGCGTGGCCAGCTCGGCGCGCCTCAGGCCCGGGGTGCGGCGCCGGGGGCCCGCGGGCAGGCCCGCCTCGGCCGGGGTGACGGCTTCACGCCAGGTGCGCAGGTACGTGCCCAACTCGTTGTCGCTCACCCGCCGAACGTACAGCGCCCCCGGGCGCGGAGGGTGGCCCCGTCACTACCAGGCTCCGGGCGGTCTCCCTGCCGGGCGCCGCGGACGTGAAGGTGGTGGGCATGACGAATGACACCGCTCTCGACGCCCTGCCGCTGGCGCCCGGTCAGTGGGCCCTCGACCCGTTCCACTCCTCCGTGAACTTCACCATCCGGCACCTGGGCATCGCCAAGGTGCGGGGACGCTTCGAGCGGCTGGAGGCCGGACTGTTCGTCGGGGAGCGGCTCGAGGACGTTCGGGTCTCCGCGACCGTCGACCTGGCCTCGGTCGACACCGGCAACGCCGACCGGGACGCGCACGTCCGCGCCTCAGACCTGCTCGATGTGGAGAAGCGTCCGACGATGACGTACCGCTCGACGCGGGTGTCGGGCGAGGGTGAGGACTGGGCGATGGAGGGCGAGCTGACGATCGGCGACGTGACCCGCCCGGTGACGTTCGCCGTGGAGTTCGGCGGGCTGGTCGACGTGCCCATGGACGGCAGCCGGCACGCCGGGTTCGAGGCGACGGGCGAGATCCGGCGCAGCGACTTCGGGCTGGACTTCGCCCCCGGTCTGCTCGGTGACGTGGTCAAGATCCAGCTCGACATGCAGTTCGTGGAGCCGAAGGCCGCCTGACCGCACACGAAACGCGCCGTGCCCCACAGATCCTGGCCTGTGGGGCACGGCGCGTTCGGGAGCAGGGGCCTCAGCTCTTGCCGGCCCGGGTCGTCTTCTTCGCGGCGGCCTTGGTGGTCTTGGTCGCCGTCTTCTTGGCGGCCGTGCTGTCGACCGTCTTGGTGGCGGTCTTGCGGGCCGATGCCGTCTTGGCGGCGACCGTCTTGCGCGCCGCCGTCTTGCGGGCGGCCGTCTTGCCGGGCGCCTTCACCGAGGACGCGTCGCTGACGCGGTCGGCGCCGAGGATCTCCCGCAGGAACTTGCCGGTGTGGCTGGCCGGGACGCCGGCCACCTGCTCGGGCGTGCCCTCGGCGACGACCAGACCACCGCCGGCGCCTCCTTCGGGGCCCATGTCGACGATCCAGTCGGCCGTCTTGATCACGTCGAGGTTGTGCTCGATGACGATGACCGTGTTGCCCTTGTCGACCAGCCCGGACAGGACTGTCAGCAGCTTGCTGATGTCCTCGAAGTGCAGACCGGTGGTCGGCTCGTCCAGGACGTAGACCGTGCGGCCGGTGGAGCGCTTCTGCAGCTCGCTGGCGAGCTTCACGCGCTGCGCCTCACCGCCGGACAGGGTGGTCGCGGCCTGGCCGAGGCGGACGTAGCCGAGGCCGACGTCCTTCAGCGTGTTGAGGTGCCGGGCGATCGCGGGGACCGCCTCGAAGAACGCCGTGGCCTCTTCGATCGGCATGTTCAGGACTTCGGCGATGGACTTGCCCTTGTAGTGGACCTCCAGGGTCTCCCGGTTGTACCGGGCGCCGTGGCAGACCTCGCACGGGACGTAGACGTCCGGGAGGAAGTTCATCTCGATCTTGATGGTGCCGTCGCCCGCGCAGTTCTCGCAGCGGCCGCCCTTGACGTTGAAGGAGAAGCGGCCGGGCAGGTAGCCGCGGACCTTCGCCTCGGTGGTCTCGGCGAACAGCTTGCGGATGTGGTCGAAGACGCCCGTGTACGTGGCCGGGTTGGAGCGCGGGGTGCGGCCGATGGGCGACTGGTCCACGTGCACGACCTTGTCGACGAGGTCGTCGCCGTCCACGCGGGTGTGCCGCCCGGGCACGCTCCGGGCGCCGTTCAGCTCGCGGGCCAGGTGCGTGTAGAGGATGTCGTTGACCAGTGTCGACTTGCCGGAGCCGGACACGCCGGTGACGGCGGTGAACACGCCCAGGGGGAACGAGACGTCGATGTCCTGGAGGTTGTTCTCCCGGGCGCCGTGCACCGTGAGCTGCCGGGAGGGGTCCAGCGGGCGGCGGATGTCGGGCAGCGGGATGGCCTTCTTGCCGGACAGGTACTGACCGGTCTGCGACTCGGCGTTGGCGAGGAGCTCCTTCAGGGAGCCGCTGTGCACGACCTTGCCGCCGTGCTCACCGGCGCCGGGGCCGATGTCGACGATCCAGTCGGCGGTCTTGATGGTGTCCTCGTCGTGCTCGACGACGATGAGCGTGTTGCCCATGTCGCGCAGCCGGACCAGGGTCTCGATGAGCCGGTGGTTGTCGCGCTGGTGCAGACCGATGGAGGGCTCGTCGAGGACGTACAGGACGCCGACGAGGCCGGAGCCGATCTGGGTGGCCAGGCGGATGCGCTGGGCCTCGCCGCCGGACAGGGTGCCGGCCGCGCGGTTCAGCGAGAGGTAGTCCAGGCCGACGTCGACCAGGAACCGCAACCGCTCGTTGACCTCCTTCAGCACGCGCTCGGCGATCTTCTTGTCGCGGGCGGTGAGCTTCAGCTCGCCCAGGAAGTCCGCGCAGTCGCTGATCGACATCGCGGCGACCTCGGCAATGGACTTGCCCATGATCGTGACCGCGAGGACGATCGGCTTCAGGCGCGTGCCCGAACAGGTCGGGCAGGGCACCTCGCGCATGTAGCCCTCGAAGCGCTCGCGGCTGGAGTCGCTCTCGGCCTCGCTGTGCCGGCGCTTGACGAACGGGACGGCGCCCTCGAAGGCCGTGGTGTACCGGCGCTCACGGCCGTAGCGGTTGCGGTAGCGGACCTCGACCTGGGTCTTGTGGCCGTAGAGCAGGGCCTTCTTGGCGCGCTGCGGCAGGCCCCCGAAGGGGATGTCCGTGCGGAAGCCCAGCGCGTCGGCGAGGGCCCCGATCAGGCGGCCGAAGTAGTCCTTGGTGTGGCCGTGCGACCAGGGGTGGATGGCACCCTCGTCGAGGCTCTTGTCCGGGTCCGGGACGATCAGCTCCGGGTCGACCTCCATGCGCGTGCCGATGCCGGTGCAGTCCGGGCAGGCGCCGAAGGGCGAGTTGAAGGAGAACGAGCGGGGCTCGAGCTCCTCGAAGGACAGGTCGTCGTACGGGCAGTACAGGTGCTCCGAGAACATGCGCTCGCGCTCGGGGTCGTCCTCGGGGAGGTCGACGAAGTCGAGCACGACCATGCCGCCGGACAGACCGAGGGCGGTCTCGACGGAGTCGGTGAGGCGGCGCTTGGCACCGTCCTTGACCGTGAGGCGGTCGACGACCACCTCGATGGTGTGCTTCTCCTGCTTCTTCAGCGTGGGCGGGTTCGACAGCTGGATGGTCTCGCCGTCCACCCGCGCGCGGGAGTAGCCCTTGGTCTGGAGGTCGGAGAAGAGGTCGACGAACTCGCCCTTGCGCTCGCGCACCAGCGGCGACAGCACCTGGAAGCGGCTGCCCTCCGGCAGCTCCAGGACCTTGTCGACGATGGCCTGCGGCGACTGGCGGGAGATCGGGCGGCCGCACTCGGGGCAGTGCGGCTTGCCGATGCGCGCGAAGAGCAGGCGCAGGTAGTCGTAGACCTCGGTGATGGTGCCGACCGTGGAGCGGGGGTTGCGCGAGGTCGACTTCTGGTCGATGGAGACGGCCGGGGAGAGGCCCTCGATGAAGTCGACGTCCGGCTTGTCCATCTGGCCGAGGAACTGCCGGGCGTACGAGGAGAGGGACTCCACGTAGCGCCGCTGCCCCTCCGCGAAGATGGTGTCGAAGGCCAGCGAGGACTTGCCCGACCCCGACAGGCCCGTGAAGACGATGAGCGAGTCGCGCGGGAGGTCGAGCGAGACGTTCTTGAGGTTGTGCTCGCGCGCTCCACGAACGATGAGACGGTCGGCCACGCCGGTCCGCACCTTTCTTGAGAGAAGTGACAGGGGCGGGGCCCCCGTCTCTCTCAGACTAGGGGGAGCCACTGACAACGCCGGTCGGTTCACGGGTGCCAACAAACCCCGGCTCTCCAGCATGCCCGACGCCACGTCCGACCATATAGCACGTGCTTTCGAATTCCGGCACTGCTTCACCACCTTCACCCGAAGGAGTGGCGGAGTTAAGGTCAGCACCATGATTGATCACGCTCATGACCTGGCGTCTGTACGTGACGCGACGGAACGGCTGCTGACCGCAGTCGGCGCACTGGACAACGCCTCTGTGACCCACCCGTCACGGCTGCCCGGCTGGAGCCGCGGCCACGTCCTGGCCCACCTCGCCCGCAACGCGGACGCCCTCGTGAACGTGCTCGAGGGGCGCCCCATGTACGTGTCCGGCGAGGCCCGGGACGCCGACATCGAGCGGGACGCCCCGCGCGGCCTCGACGCCCAGCTCGCCGACCTGCGCGAGAGCGCGGCCCGCTTCCAGAAAGCAGGGGACACCCCGGCCGACTGGACGCGCACGGTGGAGCTGCGCAACGGGGTCACGGACTCCGCGTCCCGGGTGCCGTTCCGGCGGTGGATCGAGGTGGAGCTGCACCACGTGGACCTGGGGATCGGATACGAGCTGGAGGATCTTCCGGCGGACTTCACCGAACGGGAGACCGACTTCCTCGCCGACCGGTTCTCGGGGCACCCGGACGTACCGCCCACACGCCTCACCGACGGCACGCGCGCGTGGCGCACGGGACGGGAGGCGGAGGGCGCACCGGAGGTGACCGTCACGGGCTCCCCGGCGGACCTGCTGGGCTGGCTCGCCGGCCGCCGCACCGGCGCCGCCTTGACGGTGGACGGGGGTCCGCTGCCCGCGCTGCCCCCGCTGTAGGTCCGCCGCCCCGGCCGCGGGACCGGGGGCCGCTCCCCCCTATAGGCTGGCGAGCATGACGTACAGCGGAGAGGTGACGGTCGGCGGACCGGCCGATGTGCACGAGCTCAAGGACCTGATGATCAGCAAGATCGCGGTGGGTCCGATGAACAACAACACCTATCTGCTGCGCTGCCGGGCCACGGACGAGCAGTTGCTGATCGACGCGGCGAACGAGGCGGAGACGCTGCTCGGCATGATCGGTCGCGACGGCATCGCGTCCGTCGTCACCACCCACCGGCACGGCGACCACTGGCAGGCGCTCGCCGAGGTCGTGGCGGCCACCGGCGCCCGCACCTACGCGGGCCGGCAGGACGCCGAGGGCATCCCCGTGCGGACCGATGTGCCGGTCGACGACGGCGACACCATCCGGGTGGGGCGCGTGGAACTGACCGCGCGCCACCTGGTCGGGCACACGCCCGGTTCGATCGCCCTCGTCTACGACGACCCGCACGGACATCCCCATGTGTTCACCGGGGACTGCCTGTTCCCCGGCGGTGTGGGCAACACCCACAAGGACCCGAAGGCGTTCGCCAGCCTCATCCACGACGTCGAGACCAAGATCTTCGACCCTCTGCCGGACGAGACCTGGGTCTACCCCGGGCACGGCAACGACACGACGCTGGGCGCGGAGCGCCCGAACCTGCCGGAGTGGCACGCGCGGGGGTGGTGAGGCACGCGGGCGGCTGGTGATCCACGCCCGCGGGTGGTGAGGCACGCCCGAGGGTGGTGAGGCACGCTCACCACCCGGCGTGCGCCGCGCCCGCGCCCCGTGTGAATCGTTCGCACACGCCGGTGTCGCACGCGCGCTCCCCGTCGAACGAAGTTGCGCAGTCAACTGGTACCAGCCCCGCGCGGGATGACGGCTCCCGCGCGGTCGGGCCGCCGGCCTGTCGATCCCCGCCCTCGGCCGGCGGCCCCGGCACACCCCAACACCCCTGGGATCGGGACCCGTTCACACCACCGCAACACCCGTTCCCATGATCCGGACATGTGGGGCCATGACCTCGACAAACGGGGCCGTCGGCTGCCAATCTCCCGCCATGCATCCTGCCCCGCGTGCCCTGCGCCGCGCCGCCGTCGCCGCCGTCGTCCTCGCCGCCGCCGTGAGCTGCGCTCCGCAGCCCGAGGAGGCGGACAAGCCGTCGTCGTCCGCCGGGAACACGTGCGAGAAGGGCGAGTTGGCGACCCGGACCTCGGGCAAGCTGACGATCGCCACCGACGAGCCCGCCTACGAGCCGTGGTTCAAGGACGACGACCCCGCCAACGGCAAGGGCTTCGAGTCCGCGGTCGCCTACGCCGTCGCGGAACGGCTCGGCTACGGCAAGGACAAGGTCGCCTGGCAGACCGTCCCCTTCAACAAGGCCTTCGCTCCCGGCGAGAAGACCTTCGACTTCGACATCAACCAGGTGTCCGTCAGCGAAGAGCGCAAGAAGGCAGTCGACTTCTCCTCCGGCTACTACGACGTGCGCCAGGCCGTCGTCGCGCTGAAGAACTCCAAGGCCGCGAAGGCCAAGAGCGTGGCCGACCTGAGGGGCGTGAAGCTGGGCGCGCAGGTCGGCACCACCAGCCTGAGCTACATCGACGACGTGGTGAAGCCGAAGCAGGCCGCGGCCGTGTACGCCAAGAACGACCAGGCCAAGTCCGCGCTGAAGAACGGCCAGGTCGACGCCATCGTCGTCGACCTGCCGACCGCCTTCTACATCACCGGGACCGAGATCACCGACGCG
The Streptomyces tuirus genome window above contains:
- a CDS encoding LacI family DNA-binding transcriptional regulator, with translation MATMADVARSAGVSVATVSHVLNGTRPVLPHTRQAVLDAVEELGYTTNTLARSLVTARTRSIGLAVSAISNPYFTEILQGVEAAALEAGYSLLIADPHDDPGHERKVVQLLHERRVDGMIVAPSADPRDLLAYLERHDVPAVFLDRLVDAPGADGGPRFDQVCADNAEPMSRLVTHLAGLGHRRIGLVAGRPGLSTTSERITGYRSGLAFAGLAYDERLLVHGDSESAGAEQATEALLSLGVPPTALVTGNNAMTIGVLRALSAHGLSVPGDIALCCFDDFAWADLFSPRLTAIAQPGRDIGARAVRVLLERLAEPDRAARTVRLPCTFVHRTSCGCPSPSEEGTPS
- a CDS encoding carbohydrate kinase family protein, which translates into the protein MIVVAGEALIDLVPQGTGALAALQPALGGGPFNTAVALGRLGSPAAFCSRVSVDAFGEALLDRLRESRVDVASVQRGTEPTTLAVATVGADGSAAYSFYVDGTADRLFAAPPTLPPGTRAISFGTCSLVLEPGASAYEELMRRAAAQGVFTALDPNIRAGLIPDADAYRARFKSWLPSVSLLKLSEEDAAWLGGTPRKWLSAGPSAVVITRGGDGLTAFTADGGEYAVPGERVEVVDTIGAGDTVNAALLHGLAVRDALSVRTLSELGSAGWTELLGFAARAAAVTCSRAGAEPPYAHELEG
- a CDS encoding helix-turn-helix domain-containing protein — encoded protein: MSDNELGTYLRTWREAVTPAEAGLPAGPRRRTPGLRRAELATLAGVSVEYLTRLEQGRDRNPSAQVLGALADALNLSLDDRILLRRLTKEADGGDPLVCAAAPSLSRSARPTVRAVLDHLEPAPALVVNWIGDVLAHTAGYERLVRPLGLLDDERPNLLRYLFTDERARSAYRDWDRVADDLVARLRHGVPLRDPYLAELAEELTVTAGADFADRFSDLAMTPRRTGSQHIEHPEAGPLRLLHETLAFPDEGQRLIIHLPADDATAAALDRLNGRRPGALRAVALGETG
- a CDS encoding YceI family protein, whose product is MTNDTALDALPLAPGQWALDPFHSSVNFTIRHLGIAKVRGRFERLEAGLFVGERLEDVRVSATVDLASVDTGNADRDAHVRASDLLDVEKRPTMTYRSTRVSGEGEDWAMEGELTIGDVTRPVTFAVEFGGLVDVPMDGSRHAGFEATGEIRRSDFGLDFAPGLLGDVVKIQLDMQFVEPKAA
- the uvrA gene encoding excinuclease ABC subunit UvrA; this translates as MADRLIVRGAREHNLKNVSLDLPRDSLIVFTGLSGSGKSSLAFDTIFAEGQRRYVESLSSYARQFLGQMDKPDVDFIEGLSPAVSIDQKSTSRNPRSTVGTITEVYDYLRLLFARIGKPHCPECGRPISRQSPQAIVDKVLELPEGSRFQVLSPLVRERKGEFVDLFSDLQTKGYSRARVDGETIQLSNPPTLKKQEKHTIEVVVDRLTVKDGAKRRLTDSVETALGLSGGMVVLDFVDLPEDDPERERMFSEHLYCPYDDLSFEELEPRSFSFNSPFGACPDCTGIGTRMEVDPELIVPDPDKSLDEGAIHPWSHGHTKDYFGRLIGALADALGFRTDIPFGGLPQRAKKALLYGHKTQVEVRYRNRYGRERRYTTAFEGAVPFVKRRHSEAESDSSRERFEGYMREVPCPTCSGTRLKPIVLAVTIMGKSIAEVAAMSISDCADFLGELKLTARDKKIAERVLKEVNERLRFLVDVGLDYLSLNRAAGTLSGGEAQRIRLATQIGSGLVGVLYVLDEPSIGLHQRDNHRLIETLVRLRDMGNTLIVVEHDEDTIKTADWIVDIGPGAGEHGGKVVHSGSLKELLANAESQTGQYLSGKKAIPLPDIRRPLDPSRQLTVHGARENNLQDIDVSFPLGVFTAVTGVSGSGKSTLVNDILYTHLARELNGARSVPGRHTRVDGDDLVDKVVHVDQSPIGRTPRSNPATYTGVFDHIRKLFAETTEAKVRGYLPGRFSFNVKGGRCENCAGDGTIKIEMNFLPDVYVPCEVCHGARYNRETLEVHYKGKSIAEVLNMPIEEATAFFEAVPAIARHLNTLKDVGLGYVRLGQAATTLSGGEAQRVKLASELQKRSTGRTVYVLDEPTTGLHFEDISKLLTVLSGLVDKGNTVIVIEHNLDVIKTADWIVDMGPEGGAGGGLVVAEGTPEQVAGVPASHTGKFLREILGADRVSDASSVKAPGKTAARKTAARKTVAAKTASARKTATKTVDSTAAKKTATKTTKAAAKKTTRAGKS
- a CDS encoding maleylpyruvate isomerase family mycothiol-dependent enzyme is translated as MIDHAHDLASVRDATERLLTAVGALDNASVTHPSRLPGWSRGHVLAHLARNADALVNVLEGRPMYVSGEARDADIERDAPRGLDAQLADLRESAARFQKAGDTPADWTRTVELRNGVTDSASRVPFRRWIEVELHHVDLGIGYELEDLPADFTERETDFLADRFSGHPDVPPTRLTDGTRAWRTGREAEGAPEVTVTGSPADLLGWLAGRRTGAALTVDGGPLPALPPL
- a CDS encoding MBL fold metallo-hydrolase, which translates into the protein MTYSGEVTVGGPADVHELKDLMISKIAVGPMNNNTYLLRCRATDEQLLIDAANEAETLLGMIGRDGIASVVTTHRHGDHWQALAEVVAATGARTYAGRQDAEGIPVRTDVPVDDGDTIRVGRVELTARHLVGHTPGSIALVYDDPHGHPHVFTGDCLFPGGVGNTHKDPKAFASLIHDVETKIFDPLPDETWVYPGHGNDTTLGAERPNLPEWHARGW
- a CDS encoding ABC transporter substrate-binding protein, with protein sequence MHPAPRALRRAAVAAVVLAAAVSCAPQPEEADKPSSSAGNTCEKGELATRTSGKLTIATDEPAYEPWFKDDDPANGKGFESAVAYAVAERLGYGKDKVAWQTVPFNKAFAPGEKTFDFDINQVSVSEERKKAVDFSSGYYDVRQAVVALKNSKAAKAKSVADLRGVKLGAQVGTTSLSYIDDVVKPKQAAAVYAKNDQAKSALKNGQVDAIVVDLPTAFYITGTEITDAAVVGQFEHQGGTPEQFGLVLDKGSALTSCVSRAVDALREDGTLAKIEQRWLSDAVDAPVLK